A stretch of Acidovorax sp. RAC01 DNA encodes these proteins:
- a CDS encoding NAD(P)/FAD-dependent oxidoreductase, which produces MRSFDAVVVGAGPAGMSAAIGLRAHGLSVLVVDEQPAPGGQIWRAVEAVAPTTTGALLGEEYLAGADLASRFRSCGASYEPETRVWQVESGWKVYMTRRGQAESVETGHVILTMGAQERPAPFPGWTLPGVMTVGSAQILLKTSRQIPSEPVWVVGSGPLPLLYMAQLIRAGGKIAGWLDTSPAGGWRRALPWIGAAMASSKDLLKGLAWMREIQAAGVKRVRGVTAVRALGQDRLQEIEYIQANGTTMRVPASLLLSHEGVVPSIHMTQALGCAHEWSSQQACLAPVLDEWGQTDKPGIYVAGDGAGIGGAYAACVRGELVALGVAQRTGHLSSEAASVQAVPLREKLKKLLRLRPMLDALYPPRASIATPTDDTIVCRCEELTAGDIRKAAAIGQPGPNQLKAYTRAGMGPCQGRQCGYTIAHILAQEQGRTVAEVGFYRIRPPLKPVTLAELATLNIDEQ; this is translated from the coding sequence ATGAGATCCTTTGATGCGGTAGTAGTAGGTGCGGGTCCGGCCGGTATGAGCGCAGCGATTGGGCTGCGGGCTCATGGCCTGTCCGTTCTGGTCGTCGACGAGCAGCCAGCGCCTGGCGGGCAGATCTGGCGTGCGGTGGAGGCGGTGGCACCGACCACAACTGGCGCACTGTTGGGCGAGGAGTACCTTGCCGGTGCTGATCTCGCTTCGCGCTTTCGATCCTGTGGTGCCAGCTATGAGCCTGAAACCAGGGTTTGGCAGGTCGAGTCCGGATGGAAGGTCTACATGACCCGCAGGGGTCAGGCGGAATCGGTGGAAACCGGCCATGTGATCTTGACCATGGGCGCGCAGGAGCGACCCGCGCCATTCCCGGGCTGGACTTTGCCTGGTGTCATGACCGTCGGATCGGCCCAGATTTTGCTCAAGACATCGCGACAAATCCCCTCGGAGCCCGTATGGGTCGTTGGCAGCGGGCCTCTACCCCTGCTTTACATGGCTCAATTGATCCGAGCTGGCGGCAAGATCGCCGGGTGGTTGGATACGTCGCCCGCTGGCGGCTGGCGCCGTGCGTTGCCCTGGATCGGTGCGGCCATGGCCAGCTCCAAGGACCTCCTCAAGGGGTTGGCCTGGATGCGAGAAATTCAAGCCGCCGGAGTCAAGCGCGTGCGCGGTGTCACGGCTGTCCGCGCCCTGGGCCAGGATCGTCTGCAGGAGATTGAATACATCCAGGCCAATGGCACGACTATGCGCGTACCGGCTAGCTTGCTTCTGTCCCATGAAGGCGTCGTGCCTTCGATTCACATGACGCAAGCGCTCGGGTGTGCCCACGAGTGGAGTTCGCAGCAGGCGTGTCTGGCGCCGGTTCTCGACGAATGGGGACAAACCGACAAGCCAGGCATTTACGTGGCAGGCGACGGCGCTGGGATTGGCGGCGCCTATGCAGCCTGCGTACGTGGGGAGCTGGTGGCACTTGGAGTGGCTCAGCGAACTGGCCACCTGTCGAGCGAGGCAGCGTCGGTGCAAGCGGTACCTCTTCGCGAAAAACTGAAGAAGTTGTTGCGGCTGCGCCCCATGCTGGACGCCCTGTACCCGCCGCGCGCAAGCATCGCCACGCCAACCGACGACACCATCGTCTGTCGGTGCGAGGAACTGACGGCCGGCGACATCCGCAAAGCCGCTGCCATCGGTCAGCCCGGTCCGAACCAGCTTAAGGCATATACCCGTGCGGGCATGGGACCCTGCCAAGGGCGCCAATGCGGCTACACCATCGCGCACATCCTTGCCCAGGAGCAAGGCCGAACGGTCGCCGAGGTGGGGTTTTATCGCATCCGGCCGCCGCTCAAGCCGGTGACGCTGGCGGAGCTGGCAACGTTGAACATCGACGAGCAATAG
- a CDS encoding Bug family tripartite tricarboxylate transporter substrate binding protein — protein sequence MRLNISTIGRKNILLALCFAGALQTAHAAYPEKPVRWIIPGAAGGAADAVARIVANAVSARWGQPIVIDNRPGATGTIANDATAKATPDGYTLGQATMSTYVMSNHVLPRVPYKPAEDFINIAKLCTSPYLLGVTQSLPVNSVSELVARAKARPTELNYGSSGNGSALHVATELFRTSAGIKITHVPYKSVPASEMDLIGGQIQMMIGNFATMATHVQSGKIRALAITGPKRSPLLPNVPTMAEAGIPAAELTTWIGVMSPAKLPPAIAKKIHEEFTAAVKDPKVIKQLADIGCDADPTTMENFDRLVQSENVRWGAVVRQNNITAD from the coding sequence ATGCGACTGAATATCTCGACCATTGGACGTAAGAACATCTTGCTGGCACTGTGCTTTGCTGGGGCGCTCCAGACGGCACACGCGGCGTACCCTGAAAAGCCCGTCCGATGGATCATCCCGGGGGCTGCGGGCGGCGCGGCCGATGCCGTCGCCCGCATCGTTGCCAATGCGGTGAGCGCGCGTTGGGGACAGCCGATCGTCATCGATAACCGTCCGGGAGCCACCGGCACGATCGCCAATGACGCGACGGCGAAAGCCACGCCAGACGGTTACACCTTGGGTCAGGCGACCATGTCGACCTACGTGATGTCCAATCATGTGCTTCCCCGAGTTCCCTACAAACCTGCAGAAGATTTCATCAACATCGCCAAGCTGTGCACCAGCCCCTACCTCCTGGGCGTGACGCAGAGCCTGCCGGTGAACTCGGTGTCCGAGCTGGTCGCCCGTGCCAAGGCCCGGCCCACCGAGTTGAACTATGGCTCCTCCGGTAACGGATCTGCCCTGCATGTGGCGACGGAGCTTTTCCGCACAAGCGCGGGCATCAAGATCACCCACGTGCCCTACAAAAGCGTTCCGGCTTCGGAGATGGACCTGATTGGCGGCCAGATCCAGATGATGATTGGCAACTTCGCCACGATGGCCACCCATGTGCAGTCCGGCAAGATCCGTGCACTCGCCATCACCGGCCCCAAGCGCTCGCCCCTGTTACCTAACGTGCCGACGATGGCCGAAGCCGGCATCCCTGCCGCCGAGCTCACGACCTGGATTGGCGTGATGTCGCCCGCGAAGCTGCCGCCTGCCATTGCCAAGAAGATCCATGAGGAGTTCACCGCTGCGGTGAAGGACCCGAAGGTCATCAAGCAGCTTGCTGATATCGGGTGCGATGCCGACCCGACGACTATGGAAAACTTCGACCGACTGGTCCAGTCGGAAAACGT